aatatatatattatattatatatatatatatatattatatatatatatatatacttattatgtttattatattattcactctattgacagatatgCAAGTACATTTTTCCCTGACTTATGGTTTCTTAGATAActcacgtacgtatatatatatactgaattccTTTTAGTCTTACATCGTAAGCAGAATGTTTCCCTGAAGAGGTTGAAAAAGACCGAAATATGTTTTTTAGTTGGCTTTAAATATCAGATCCATTCCCAGTTGCATCGCCTTAATTTCCTAAAAATTTAGATAAGCTAAAAATTTAGGTTACTTGCTTTctgatattaaatatatctaaggggaagttttgtttattaattgcGTGGAAAATCTCAATTAGTTGAACTTTTTCAATTcatttatggatgtgtgtatatctatacatataagtgtgtctgtatatgtgtacatgtacagatatgtatgtatgtatcatttcaTATACACCACATGTAttgcagtgtgtatatatatatatatatatatatataatactttatttgttccacgtccttgcgttgttgtctttttgttttcttgttggattaacctatatatatatatatatatatatatatatatattatatatatagatatatatatatatatatgcatacatatatatatatatatataatatatcttaactTCAACTGAATATTTAGTTCAGACAGAGTAAATCTAACGGAAATACATTAACTTTCTAAAATGGTAAAACATTTTAGAAATTCAATTTTGCTTGAATAAACAAGAAACCATAAGTACCGAGAATTAAACAGAATTTGGTTGATACTTATATATGATGTtcgtaaaataattttgaaaatgccATCGTGTATCTCCACATCATTTAAGAAACAAACATCATATAAATGTAACCAAAcatatttttgcttgtttctcCTAACTTCTTGCTCATTCAagcaaaatttaatattttaccaTTTGACATCCAAGTTTAATGTGCTTCATTCCGATTTAAGCAGCTTGAAGTAAAATCTTAATTCCCCAATGAAAAATCACTTTGAAATATATGCAGCTCTTTATGGATAAGATGGAAAAGTTATCGTACTTTTCATATTGATTtgaaagtttggcacaaggctagaaattatatcgtatttttcatattaaaaaaaatcgagCGAAACCAAAATTTATGCTGAAGTGAAACCATGCAAACCATGTACCATGTAAACCAAGGAACAACTGTATGCGGGCgcgcatgcacagacatacatgcgcagacacacatgcatgcacgtacacacacacacacacacacacacacaataaataaatgaataaatgcagGATTTAGACTTTGTGGGTCCAAAAAGTTACGCCGGAAGACCTCACAAAAATTGAAAACGTTTACCTTTTAATTACTGTGAAGACCTTGAGAATAGTGAAGACCTCAGCTGTagcttgtttgtctcctgtctgATTCCGGTACCACACAGCCAACAATGCGCATATTTCTGTGCGTATATTCATGAGATACAAGACAATCACGGTGACAGGCAAATATCACTGAAGTTCTTAAGGTTCTTCTGATTCCAGTAACATGGTGGAAACCATTTTTGTATAGCTGAGACTTGAACTGattcttgtatattttattttattttatttatttatttaaaaaaaaattttatctagtttcagctcatgagctgtggccatgctggggcatcgccatttggtgttgctacatgattttacttcacgaatgctttttagcaactgccatttggtgcatgagagttcgatgcagctgccctcatctgcacctcctgccgtgaagttggttcatctgggacacctgacaagaagagatccagtttcattttaaagacatctgcatccaccccatgcaggtctcttaggttcttcgggaggatattgaagagctgtgggcctcggaagcccaggctatcacaatatcttgtcctacatcttgatgacaaatttggagtccttggcaccacgcagtggcgccctgttctggcatttgtgtaactctcttATATAACCCCTTATATAACAATAGTAGGGTGTTGAATATGTTACTGCTATCAGAGTCAAGTTTTAAAAGGTAGAACCCGTTGTAGTTTGGTCTTcatttttagttttagtttttcccAGCTACTATAGTTTGTAGctggtatttctttctttttatcctttttttctttcttgctctaTCTGTGAAAAATGAAACATTGACGTGAAAGTCGATGAATCAAtacttttgaagaaaaataagtTAGGTTTTATTTCACCCGAATTACACAAACAATCCCGTGTCCCTCTCGCCGTTTTATATGTAGTGAATCAGTGATTGGTCTCCTAGAAACTTGTAACCAACGACACAGTTATTCACATATGCATTATATCGAACCCAAAATACGATAAGAAGTAAAGTTGGTTTcggatggatttgaactcagaacaaatatcgcaagacgaaggaaaaaaagagagccacttactgtaatgtgttttctttttgcaggACACTATTGtccaaggttcccgtggtcttttccgtaggcttttctatccacggacaaacctaatctgttttccccttttacattgacatttctgtgatacacgagcTGTTTTGATCGACCCCACTTCCTTTTTtaccgatcccttttgatcggaattcgccacccccacctttttttcttcttttcccccttcttttcttcccctactttgtattttgtcccttctgtgtttagccctgcgtggccaataaagaaatatatctttgaTTGTTTTGTGTACCAATTCCCTGTCTTAAAACAATttataacacaaaacaaaatagttaAAAGTTTACTCTCTTGCTTAACATTACATTTACGAGGAAGAGTGTCTGAGAAGAAACAGCAGAGAGTTGGGTCAAATATTTCATTACGCTTCATATTGTCCCTCTGTTTAGTGAATGTtcgtggtccagtggttaggatgttgcccTATCGATCGTAGTTTTGATTCTCGGACcaagcgatgcattgtgttcttgagtaataCACATTATCAACACGCTGCTCTTGTCCACTCAGTTTTAAATGAATTCCAGCAACCGCtcggaagttatatatatatatattgctgtattttgggacggtcatttttttgccaaatatgcatatgcactatatatatatatatatatatataatatatatatatatatatatatatatatatatgcttcactcgtttattactgttctcgTTTTATTAtattaactcatgtccattatccggaaatctttcgtcacacatctgtgacctcttcagcgacacttttcgttttcgtgtgtgttATTGTCCCACTtgctccatatacatacatgcatgcatgcatacatacatacatacatacatacattacatacatacattatatacatacatacatacatgcaagcatacatacatgcatacatacatacatacatacatacatacattacatacattacatacatacatacatacatacatacatacattacatacatacatacatacatacataatacatacatacatacatacatacttacatacatacatacatacattacatacattacatacatacattatatacatacatacatacatacatacatacattacatacattacatacatacatacattacatacatacatacatccatacatccatacacacacacacacacacatatatatatataaatggccatCCCGAACAAcatacgatttcacatcaggaatcttgcaaaacgaattgataaacgtatatatatatgtatatatatatatatacacacaaaatttagaggactgaccactaaaaatggacagcctgtatgctagatatagacgtcaaaatcgccattttccacgaagaatgtgttctcaagaaaaaaattcaacaaaaaaacaaagtgtaaaaataagcaagacaatttattttcatttatcttgctTATTTTTGCACTTtgattttttgctgaattttttcttgaaaacacattcttcgtggaaaatggcgattttgacgtctatatctagcatacaggctgtccatttttagtggtcagtcctctaaatgttgtatgtaaaaaattttttaatcttcggatttttaaaaatatgataggccactggttttaattgattaatatcaatttctacccttatttaattatatatatatatatatatgtataaacgcacaagagttaaagaatggagtagataagatcggGGCTATATATGTTTCGTAGCGAGCGGAACACCTCACATGTGGTAaaaatccaagcgaggtgtataccacaGGCCATTCTTtcggccaaggatatcttgattaaatgaaagtttacattgtcgcaaggaggtacatgttaacacatggaagatTAATAagaatttaatcaagatatccttagcCTGAAGAGTAGCCTACGGTATACAGCACGCTTGAATATTTACCACTTCCAAGGTTCCGCTTGCTATAAAAACATATGCAGTCCAGACCTTATCTAATCCGTTCCTtaattcttgtattcttattcggaTACCTAGCAACCCTGGTCGaataccgtgaaatataaaatgaactttttcagtttattgtactttgatacgaaaaaaaaaattccacaaccttccgtctcaataaaccactattgtccctgaaagttgttttctatatttactacggattgcttgaagttaactttcttcctacacctcgatgtctggatcttatatatatatatatatatatatatatatatatatatatatatatatatatatatatatatatatacatttgtgcatgtatgtatgtatatatttgtgcatgtatgtgtgtgtatatacatttttttgttcCTCTTCAGCCTTTTTATGTCCTTTAATGAAAGTCTTGTATGTTATGTTCAATGTTGTATCTTTAGATTTTTATTGGGtttgtgcataattattgcggctttttaccaattttattcaacaaaaacaataacaatatttaacaaaaacatctttaaacgaCGCTCTggccgtctgccaagcaaatgggaagcagtaattgaagtagatggtgaatatgctccagaataatcatttaaagatgtttttgttacatgttgttattgtttttgttggataaaatttgttgaaaaaaaacgcaataattatgcaccaacccaatatttctcacagacagtgcgtATTTGATTTGTTGCAAATTCTAGATTCCTATGGGAAACCCAATCATAGCTATAGAGGAATAACTTTTATAACAATAAATGCAAAAGTTCTAACTCTGTACTGCTTAGCCGCATACATCCAGAATTCGAAAAGGTATTGAGAAAATAATCAAAATGGCTTTCGAAGAGGACGATGAACTACCGGTCAAAGCTTAACTGTTCGCAGAATTCCTGAAGGTGTGAAAACTAGTTTAAATGATGTTCTATTATTCGTTGATTTCTCTAAAGCCTTCATTTCGATTCATGGaagtaaaatggaagaaatactgctagcTTACGTATAGCAGATGAAACAATAAAAGTCATTATGAAGCCCTACAAAAACACATATTCTATAGTACGATCACCAAATGGTGATACAAATTTGTCTGGAATTATTGCATACAATTATTGCATACAAAGTGACACTTTAGCATcctatatcttcatcatttgctTGGAGTACGTTCTTAGAACTTCTCTCAACACCATTAAAGACAATGGCTTCACACTATATTCATAAAGGGATTATAAATATCCTGCTACAAAAATCACAAATGCAGATTATGTTGCTGATTTAGTGCTTCTCTCCGATCTAATAACCTTTCTCCATAACTCTTGAACATTCAGCAAAAAGTATCGGTCTCCATGTTAACTCAGGCAAAACAGAATACATATGCTTAAATCAAAATGGAGCAATCAAAACAGTATCTGACACATCTTTCAACTGTGTAGAAAAATTTACTTACCTAAGTAGTAAAATTTCTAGCTACGAATAATAGAGCATCAtttaaatttttagttttcaCGCCTTCAGGAATTCTGCGAACGGTTAAGATTTGACACTGTTGTTCATCGTCCTCTTCGAAagccattttgatttttttctctcaataccTTTTCGAATTCTGGATGTATGCGGCTAAGCAGTACAGAGTTAGAACTTTTGCAGTTATTGTTATAAAAGTTATTCCTCTATAGCTATGATTGGGTTTCCCATAGGAATCCAGAATTCGCAACAGATACGCAGCGTCTGTGAGaaatattaggttggtgcataattattgcagcttttattcaacaaattttatttaacaaaaacaataacaacatgtaacaaaaacatctttaaatgttatacatacatacatacatacatacatacatacatacatacatatgacaggcttttttcagtttccatctaccaaatccacttacaaggctttggttggctcgaggctatagaagaaggcacttgcccaaggtgccacgcagtgggactgaacccagaactatggggttgggaagcaagcttcttaccacactgccacgatGTTGATTATATTAACAGTTGACGgtttactctgagtttcttcCTAGATTGAGAGTAGAATTTCGACTTTTTGATaataaacacgcgcgcgcgcatacctAATACAGAAACCCataactgtgtctgtgtgtgtgtgcgcgcgcgtgattgtgcttatatctgtatttgtgtagGGGTATATTTAAGTTGTATTCTTTCTCTTATGTCTgcctatgtatatctttatatataaaagtgaagttgtgtggtgtctgtctcctacgatttagattcctaactactcccacattttgcggtgcagtgtagccaaaaccgggtatcttatagtcgtgattcatatcgagcccttctgggtattagcgcacgtctacgatgagtctgcgattttaaaaagatttaccatcatttttttccattttaatgcattttttcgctattatataagggaaataactctctaaaaatgtctacgatgagtcaacgatttaaaaaaaaatttaccatcattttttttccatttttaatgcatttttttgctattttttggctataactctctaaaaatgcttatatagttatttcccttacaaacccgagcaacgccgggcgatactgctagtttaagataaaagaaaacacagtgAATGTATTTTGACTGttgctattaaaaataaaagatcagTTATCTAATGTTATCATATCAccattctctctgtttatctttgCAGATTACTTCAATACGTTTTGTATTGGTGTTCCCTGTTCTGGAAGCTTATaatctgaaaattttttactCGTTACGTATTCGCCCTCTCTTCAAGTTTTACCCTGCTTTGAATCAAATTGGATAAAACTCAGCAAAAATGTACGAGCCTCTAAGACATTGACTCACTTCGAAATTCTTTGGAACAGACTTCTCATCTAGAAGCTAACTCCATTCCGAATATTGTACAACCGTGCTACAGAAATGTCACAAAGTATGGTTTCCATATACGTTCTGATAATGAGAAGGGGAACACGACAAACTCTTGAGACGATGAAGTAACCACAATTACTTCTTGggcgatttttatttttttatttcagtttcagaagggaaagaaaaacaataaataaaaagttggtgggggtaaaataaaataaagaggcAAATATTTCTTTTCCATTAGTTGGTAATGAATTCAAGTGTAACTGTTGAAGATATATTGTACAAAGACAACCATGAAGGGCGAAGGGAATCCGGGGGCTATCTATACGGAACTTACCGATGATGAACGGGAGAAGATCCTTGAAGTGATACAACGAGATTTCGCACttcgggaaaatgaaaagaaacggcTCAAGTAAGGATCCTATCTACTCTTCCATGCTACTCAAACCCTAACTCTCTCTGCtcgtgtattctctctctcttaccctatctatctatctatctatctatctatctatctatctatctatctatctatctatctatctgtctgtctgtctgtctgtctgtctgtctgtctgtctatctatctatctatctatctatctatctatctatctatctatctatgtacctacctatctatctatctatctatctatctatctatctatctatctacctatctatccatctatctatctatctatcatctatccatctatctatctatctatctatctatctatctatctatctatctatctatctatctatctatctatctatctatctatccatccatccatccatccatccatctatccatctatccatctatctatctatctatctatctatctatctatctatctatctaaatgcaCTACTACTATATGAAATCATTCTCCCTGTCCCATAAGCATTGGTCCACAAAATTAGCAGCTAAAATCTTGTCTGAAGTATATTCTTACTGAATCAATTGGCTTTGCTTCAAAGAAATTTTGATATGTGACTTTGCCACTTAAATTGTCTATCTATTTTGCCCTGTCCATAAATGATACTACACTCTGTCTTCTCTTAGACTTGATAAACTagcctataaattaaaactgaactcTGCcccattaataaatctaaataacagaaataatcagtgataagcagtgtcttttttgaaaaaaattctttgaaaaaactgtgatgttgttggtaaaacatatTCCTGGTCAATCTCCTTATCCTCTTCgtgattttggataaaaaattatacaaatgagtccttcgaatttaactaaattctatatttttatgcagctgaagattgatTTATatcttaaattgatgtaatgtttgcatttttcaattaaatggagtcgcatgaaacgatcgtactgcattacctctggatatccttgttgcttattttgatatatctatatctatatctatatatatacgtattatgtatgtatgtatgtatgtatgtatgtatgtatatgtatgtatgtatatatcaatgcacattttttatttctctcttttgcacCACTGCTCTCTTTCATTTTGCACTCCACTCATTCTCATGTCCTTACGTTCTTTCTGTAAAGCGATATAACTAATCTCCCCATTCCGTAATCCAATCTTTTGTTCTCTTATTTTCcaattattttttgcaatttttagcTGAACGATTCAAACATCAGTTTCTGTACAGCTCAATTacgtctcgttgttgttgttgctgtcatcattgttgttgtcatttttatcatttagacTCAAGACACCAATAGTAGATCAAAGGTATGCCAGCCGCAAATATCCCATCTTTTTGTATTTGGAGAACTATATTATctcatattttttaaagataatatttTATGGATTTTGGTGTATTTGAAAGGTGTTAGCTGCTATTTTGCAAATTGAGCAAACACATAGAGTTCTCaatattacatcaatataaacagTGAAAGCTATGTTTCGTTGATGAGCTCAGAATAGGAAGGAACATAAGGAGATGTGACTAAATAACTACGGCTCTACTAATTCAGTTACTCCACCACTCTCAATGTGTTTAATTTCATCAACAATTATGGACAGCAAATTGACAGAATCAGTCGAGTACCAAACAAAATACCTTGGTTACTTCTCGCATTTTAAGTTCAATCCTTATAGAGGGCGACCTGCTCTTTCATTTCCGGTAAGGAATAGCgatgggtcgatgaaataagtaacaataACATTCTGTTTAATAATCAATCGCTAGAACTCCTTTCCTGTGAATTTATAGATTTCCGCCAACTAGAAAATTCAATAACTTTTCCTTTTTCAGTCTCAAATTTCTATTCGTTTATTGTATTTGATTAAGTCGTACATTGACCAACATTAATCCTAATCGATTATCCGGATATCGCTTACTTTACAACCATccactgcaataacaacaacagtaataaaatgatttaaaacttGAATAAATAAAACCTACTTTTCTCCTTTCTGTTTTCCAGACAAATAGAAGAAGGAGTTACAAGCCAAGAACAGCAGAAGAAAGTACTTTGTCAGAAAAAGAATTTCAACGATAATTTTTGTCCATCTTGCTGTCGAGCGTTTGGTTATATTTTCAACCGAAAGCAGATATGTTTACTGTGCCAGTCAAGTGTATGCAAGTCCTGTAGCCATTACAGTTATTACCACAGCCGATACATTTGCCACGTCTGCGTGAAGAAAAAGTAAGTGATATGGCGTGCTTCTTGCATTGCCAATAATACATGCCTTTTTATCACACGGACTCGAAAAAAATGGTTAGCGCTCTTGGTGTGCCAAGCTAGCACTCACAACTCGTCAAAACcccatgcatatatttttttttctcttctgtattaataaaagcgaaattctcTCTGTCCTTCTGGGACCCTTGTACCTCAGTCTACATTTTTCGAATCagataaatgacattcgcttcGTTAATCTTACGTCGAAGTatgaactttgggacaaattggccagcagctggaattcaacttgggactggaacaatagaatgattgcattacagaattaattctcatccgtccttaacctctgatcaaacaccatcGAGGCATATAATCATTATAGACGTATTgcagtcatgctatttagctctctttaaATTTTGGGCCACAGGCTCAATTAGCCCACCGCAGGAGCGAACTTAAAAGTCTGCAtggagtgcagcttttaagctagtaagtAATGAATTTTAATGTATGGAAGGAAATATGCGACACATTATCGCATATTTCAAGTTGCTTATTACTGCTCTTGAGTGATATAACTCGgcatgaaaataaatgaatgcataaataaataggcTCAGCTTTGAAGCTACAtgacttcaggttcagtcccactgcacagtaaaTTGGGCAAGTGGCTTCAACTATAGCCGcggggccgatcaatgccttgtgagcgaatttgatgGATGGAGACTGAAAAAAATTCGtggtataatgcatatatacatacatacatacatacatacatacatacatacatacatacatacatacatacatacatgcatacatgcatacatacatacatacatacatacatacatacatatatacatacatacatacacgtgcagaTCTAAATATCCCTTTGAAAATCAAAAAGAGGATATCTCTTTATAACTggttcgaaacctccagcttctatgtTCAGACTACGGATTCATATCCATACCAATAATGATTGGAGCActaagttttgttagtaaatgcttaaagaagaatctggataaactgggattttcagaaagagaaactggccgactgattcgtacattacaagtgcaatctgtgagcggaacagtaaaaatatgcaagacttttttcaAGTTCCAAAAAGTGAATTTGTCTCTATTAACTACATCCCattgatggagctttgtatctttgctggaaaccggctccctcctcagtggaagatttgtgataattaaaaaattgaagagacatacatgtacatacatacatacttacctacatacgtacatatatatatatatatataaagtgtacttcccattttgtattatatatatatatatatatatatatgtatgtatgtatgta
This sequence is a window from Octopus sinensis unplaced genomic scaffold, ASM634580v1 Contig01299, whole genome shotgun sequence. Protein-coding genes within it:
- the LOC115227031 gene encoding rab effector MyRIP-like produces the protein MKGEGNPGAIYTELTDDEREKILEVIQRDFALRENEKKRLKQIEEGVTSQEQQKKVLCQKKNFNDNFCPSCCRAFGYIFNRKQICLLCQSSVCKSCSHYSYYHSRYICHVCVKKNELRSMSLEWFYSKVSKRFRSFGSAKVVRALYKKKAVLQKHV